The following are encoded in a window of Myxocyprinus asiaticus isolate MX2 ecotype Aquarium Trade chromosome 17, UBuf_Myxa_2, whole genome shotgun sequence genomic DNA:
- the LOC127455527 gene encoding kelch repeat and BTB domain-containing protein 11 has protein sequence MMNNSLQDRNMFTVQADVIFHAANPDSPEPSIPIEGNNNVPSMEMLQDLQGAWDTSETGGLTDSRSLGPYGAVTGAEYAQDAVSSDSGFQEHIQPLDSSRAQNLNIGVSETSGQGNIKEETNGTKVACSLGPSLFIPENKEEINKSSNVLREGEVVQSQFEIKNVSSVSEDTNHSYSGSQETRSLEQRLGYFISSSKGADQTHYRTLHGQTGLESSQGLKHSGSVVREALSVKKEPDLVIEVGGQKIQAHKSVLAEKSDYFKARLSRDILKVKGMSYKTLSVLVDYVYSSQMNVTKDNVVDVITGAKILQMPCAVQAAIDTISTQVTPENCYEILTIAKKQRLNELKEIAYRFMSDNFLHVLRDPAVYGRLTGSERDLILRKRMESRKCLMVAEVNDVFERVGSRPPSRNSSRPQSPLSITSFEDNHMIYYYNKSSKDWHTLTIMPDDINTKGCGICTMYNYLFVAGGIRGIGEKSKVLDKVFCYNPITDRWSEVRPMNQARSQLKLVSMDGYLYAIGGECLFTVEKYDPRMDRWTAVAPLPKGAFAVAHEATTCNGELYVSGGSLFYRLLKYDPKRDEWQECPYNNSRKKSTDMVALKSFIYRFDVNREQGISVFKYNTIVKMWHDCASQQQGCTLPFRCAVIDNCIYCVNKSQTLQFIVEEDGGRFKEETLKAPVEAKGILFPFILSLPERGGKIV, from the coding sequence ATGATGAACAACTCTCTGCAAGACAGAAACATGTTCACAGTACAAGCTGACGTTATATTTCATGCCGCAAACCCTGACTCTCCAGAACCATCTATCCCTATTGAAGGGAACAACAATGTCCCCAGCATGGAAATGCTGCAGGATCTCCAGGGTGCTTGGGATACGTCAGAAACGGGAGGTCTGACTGACAGCAGAAGTTTGGGACCCTATGGTGCTGTAACAGGTGCAGAATACGCACAAGATGCTGTCTCTAGTGACAGTGGATTTCAGGAGCATATTCAGCCCCTGGACTCATCTAGAGCACAAAATCTGAACATCGGTGTGAGTGAAACTTCAGGTCAAGGGAATATTAAGGAAGAAACAAATGGAACAAAGGTAGCTTGCAGTCTGGGACCCTCTCTGTTTATACCGgagaacaaggaggaaataaacAAATCATCCAATGTCCTCAGAGAAGGTGAGGTTGTTCAGAGCCAGtttgaaattaaaaatgtctCCTCCGTATCAGAGGACACAAATCATTCCTATTCAGGCTCCCAGGAAACCAGGTCACTTGAGCAAAGGCTGGGCTACTTTATAAGTTCCTCTAAAGGAGCCGATCAGACTCACTACAGAACATTGCATGGACAGACTGGGTTGGAATCAAGCCAAGGGCTAAAGCACAGTGGATCTGTTGTAAGGGAGGCTCTCTCTGTGAAAAAAGAGCCGGATTTAGTCATAGAAGTGGGCGGACAGAAAATTCAAGCACACAAGTCAGTATTAGCTGAGAAAAGTGATTATTTTAAAGCCAGGCTTTCTCGAGACATACTAAAGGTAAAAGGAATGAGCTACAAGACCTTATCTGTGCTTGTAGACTATGTTTACTCTTCTCAGATGAATGTAACTAAAGACAATGTTGTGGATGTCATCACAGGGGCAAAGATTCTGCAAATGCCCTGTGCGGTACAGGCTGCTATCGACACCATATCCACACAGGTCACTCCGGAAAACTGCTATGAAATTCTAACGATTGCCAAAAAGCAACGATTAAATGAACTTAAAGAAATAGCTTATCGATTCATGAGCGACAACTTCCTCCACGTTCTGAGAGACCCGGCAGTTTACGGGCGTCTTACAGGGTCAGAGAGAGATTTGATCCTGCGCAAACGGATGGAGAGCCGCAAATGTCTGATGGTGGCAGAAGTTAACGATGTTTTTGAGCGAGTGGGAAGTCGACCACCCAGCAGAAACAGCAGCCGTCCCCAGAGCCCCCTCTCCATCACATCCTTTGAGGACAATCACATGATCTATTACTACAACAAGAGCAGTAAGGACTGGCACACCCTGACCATCATGCCCGATGACATCAACACCAAGGGCTGTGGTATCTGTACAATGTACAACTACTTGTTTGTGGCTGGTGGGATCAGAGGGATTGGAGAGAAAAGCAAAGTCTTAGACAAAGTTTTCTGCTACAATCCAATCACAGATCGCTGGAGTGAGGTCCGACCCATGAACCAAGCAAGATCGCAACTCAAACTCGTCTCCATGGACGGATACCTTTATGCCATTGGTGGTGAATGTCTGTTTACGGTTGAGAAGTACGATCCTCGCATGGACCGCTGGACTGCAGTGGCTCCTCTGCCTAAAGGAGCATTTGCAGTGGCTCATGAAGCCACCACCTGTAACGGAGAACTGTACGTCTcgggagggtctctgttttatCGGCTGCTGAAATATGACCCCAAGAGAGATGAATGGCAGGAGTGTCCTTACAACAACAGTAGGAAAAAATCCACTGACATGGTGGCTCTTAAGAGCTTTATCTACCGGTTTGACGTTAACCGTGAACAGGGAATCAGCGTCTTTAAATACAACACCATTGTAAAGATGTGGCATGATTGTGCCTCCCAACAGCAGGGTTGCACACTACCGTTTCGATGCGCCGTCATCGATAACTGCATTTACTGTGTGAATAAATCTCAGACACTTCAGTTCATAGTGGAGGAGGATGGAGGTCGATTCAAAGAAGAGACTCTGAAAGCACCTGTGGAGGCTAAAGGGATCTTATTCCCATTCATTCTCAGCTTGCCTGAGAGAGGTGGAAAAATTGTGTGA